A portion of the Juglans microcarpa x Juglans regia isolate MS1-56 chromosome 1D, Jm3101_v1.0, whole genome shotgun sequence genome contains these proteins:
- the LOC121262049 gene encoding protein phosphatase 2C 16-like — MEEMSSAVAVTLSLGTSLGDNSGITTHVEITRLNLVTDAANLLLDPAKVVPAESVSSGNGSCNDAKEEVNMLTMTAPEGNARGGVNLLEMLPENRDESIANDTTIQESEEDEILSVPDDNNEFISEDLSSSNVGSRIILPDIAEIENIGHAQIVAKAIILEESSIGQAPSGELIVAAVSPDLKISGKSDLKASAMVFQSHVEKNVGKAGRRSVFELDCIPLWGSVSICGKRPEMEDAIAAVPQNLKIPIKMLIGDRVIDGINQSLTHITSHFFAVYDGHGALRVYLLQVANYCHERIHLALAEEIGVFKDSLSTGGTGENQQLQWEKAFTSCFKKVDDEIGGKVSRGINRSNGDASDPVAPETVGSTAVVALICSSHIIVANCGDSRAVLCRGKEPIALSSDHKPNREDEYARIEASGGKVIPWNGHRVFGVLAMSRSIGDRYLKPWIIPEPEVMFLPRARDDECLILASDGLWDVISNEEACALARRRILLWHKKNGTASLLERGTGIDPAAQAAADYLSMLALQKGSKDNISVIVVDLKAQRKFKSKS; from the exons ATGGAGGAGATGTCTTCAGCAGTTGCAGTGACTCTTAGTTTGGGTACTTCTTTGGGTGATAACTCTGGAATCACAACTCATGTGGAAATCACACGACTCAATCTGGTAACAGATGCAGCAAATTTGTTGTTGGATCCTGCTAAGGTTGTGCCTGCAGAGTCTGTTTCTAGTGGCAATGGAAGCTGCAATGATGCTAAGGAGGAAGTTAACATGCTAACCATGACAGCACCAGAAGGCAATGCCAGAGGAGGGGTGAATTTGTTGGAGATGTTGCCAGAGAACAGAGATGAATCAATTGCTAATGATACCACGATTCAGGAAAGTGAGGAAGATGAAATCTTGTCTGTTCCAGATGACAATAATGAATTTATTAGTGAGGATTTGTCAAGTTCGAATGTAGGGTCTCGAATAATCTTGCCAGATATTGCGGAAATTGAAAACATTGGTCATGCTCAGATTGTTGCTAAAGCTATTATCTTGGAGGAATCAAGTATAGGACAGGCACCTTCTGGTGAACTTATTGTGGCAGCAGTGAGCCCAGATTTGAAGATATCTGGTAAATCTGATTTAAAGGCCTCTGCAATGGTTTTCCAGTCACACGTGGAGAAGAATGTCGGTAAAGCAGGCCGTCGAAGTGTTTTTGAGCTGGACTGTATTCCCCTTTGGGGTTCTGTATCTATTTGTGGAAAAAGACCAGAAATGGAAGATGCCATTGCTGCTGTacctcaaaatttgaaaattccaATCAAAATGCTAATTGGTGATCGTGTGATTGATGGAATAAATCAGAGTTTGACACACATAACTAGTCATTTTTTTGCTGTTTATGATGGCCATGGGGCTCTCAG GGTTTACCTTTTGCAGGTTGCAAACTATTGTCATGAGCGCATCCATCTGGCTTTGGCTGAAGAGATTGGAGTCTTTAAAGACAGTTTAAGTACTGGAGGAACAGGGGAAAATCAGCAGCTGCAGTGGGAGAAAGCCTTTACTAGTTGTTTCAAAAAAGTTGATGATGAAATTGGAGGAAAAGTTAGTAGAGGCATCAATAGAAGCAATGGAGATGCTTCTGACCCTGTTGCACCAGAAACTGTTGGATCAACAGCtgtggttgcattaatatgttcaTCTCATATTATAGTTGCAAACTGTGGTGACTCAAGAGCTGTCCTTTGTCGCGGGAAAGAACCCATTGCTTTATCAAGTGATCATAAA cCAAACAGAGAAGATGAATATGCAAGGATTGAAGCATCTGGAGGCAAGGTCATACCATGGAATGGTCACCGTGTCTTTGGGGTTCTTGCAATGTCAAGGTCCATTG GTGATAGGTATTTGAAACCATGGATTATTCCAGAACCGGAAGTCATGTTTCTTCCTCGAGCTAGAGACGATGAATGCCTTATTTTAGCCAGCGATGGTTTGTGGGATGTGATTTCAAACGAAGAAGCTTGTGCACTGGCTCGAAGGCGGATTCTGCTCTGGCACAAAAAGAATGGGACTGCATCTCTTCTTGAGAGGGGTACAGGAATTGATCCTGCAGCGCAAGCAGCAGCTGATTACCTTTCGATGCTTGCCCTCCAAAAGGGAAGCAAGGATAACATCTCTGTGATTGTGGTGGACTTGAAAGCACAAAGGAAGTTCAAGAGCAAGTCTTAG
- the LOC121261348 gene encoding uncharacterized protein LOC121261348, whose product MEEIFIDMLYQDALQGRLKGGKITFREHGVYAQRLTAVGKKVFDENQVRGKLTRLKGMQRLFTDLLSQTGMGWDPDTKTVVASDECWENAIRVKSKWGRFHTFGCPKYEELCTIFGASVAYGTMQHASTQLPADSDEERRLDEEMRARRPPALGHRQGLPIDNDDFIDLMGIGSPSVDVVT is encoded by the exons ATGGAGGAGATATTCATCGACATGCTCTACCAGGACGCCCTTCAAGGTAGATTAAAGGGTGGAAAGATAACGTTTAGAGAACATGGAGTTTATGCACAGCGACTCACCGCTGTTGGGAAGAAAGTGTTTGACGAGAACCAGGTTCGTGGAAAATTGACGAGGTTAAAGGGGATGCAGCGCTTGTTTACCGATTTGTTGAGCCAAACTGGTATGGGTTGGGATCCCGACACAAAGACAGTAGTCGCGAGTGACGAGTGCTGGGAAAATGCCATTAgg GTTAAATCGAAATGGGGGAGGTTTCATACTTTTGGCTGCCCAAAGTACGAGGAGCTGTGCACCATATTTGGTGCTTCAGTTGCATACGGGACTATGCAACACGCATCAACACAGCTGCCCGCAGATAGCGACGAGGAGCGGCGCCTGGATGAGGAGATGAGGGCTCGACGCCCTCCCGCACTAGGCCATCGACAGGGATTGCCCATTGACAATGATGACTTTATTGACTTGATGGGGATCGGGTCACCTTCAGTCGATGTAGTGACATAA